TTGTGAAACTAGAGACTAGGTTGATACTATACTCTATTCTTGGATGCAAATGGTTTAGCTATATGTAAGACAGCGATGAAAACAATGACATTGAAGAATTCTGGTCCTAGATCATTTTCTGTATTGCAGTGTGCTCGTAAACTTTTCCCATCTAGATGTAGGAAAAGTTatgttagaaaaagaaaagaaagaaatctaTGTTATCAACTCCTTAATACGTTCAAATCATTGTAAATGGTGAAGTCTTTTAAGTAAATGGGTATTCTTCACAATGAACTGCAACTAGCTgctatatttatgaaataagaGGAACTGTTTAGTGAGACTGTTCCTACTTTTTGGTACTAACTATGCAATTTCAGGTACTTGCACTAACTGTAGTATCCATCGGTGTCGCTGTTGCTACTGTGACCGATCTTCAGTTTCATTTTTTCGGTGCTTGCATAGCAGTAGCATGGATTATACCAAGTGCAGTTAATAAAATACTGTGGTCGAATCTTCAACAGCAAGACAACTGGAGTGCCCTGGCGTAAGTCACATGTTTACATAGGttctgttttctctttttttaggAAATCCTTTTCAGTATTCCGTTATTGGACATTATAGGCCGTAATTTCCTTTCATGCCTGTTGTTCTGACAGGCTAATGTGGAAAACAACACCTATTACATTGTTCTTCCTGGTTATGATGATGCCATCACTGGACCCTCCTGGTGTCCTTTCTTTTGATTGGAACTTCTACAACAGTGCTACTATTGGTGGTTCCGCTGTTCTCGGCTTCTTGCTTCAGTGGTCTGGTGCTCTAGCTCTTGGGTAGGTATCTTGCTCTAGTGCTCCGGTTTAAGCTTATAAAATGACCAAGAATGTTAAGCTGGCGATACTTAAACGAAACCAAAAGCTTGGTATCGACTTACTAAAGATGCTAAACCGGTGATCTTGTCCTCTAATGTAAATAGTTCAGCCGAAATGCAGTTCGAGTCTTCATTGTATTGAGCTAATCGATATTAGAAATGCAATAGCTATATCGTTAACCATGTGCTTCCTCATCGACGTAGGGCGACCTCTGCAACGACCCATGTCGTTCTTGGACAGTTCAAAACTTGTGTCATTCTTCTGGGAGGCTTTCTTCTCTTTGGTTCAAATCCCGGGCTAACAAGCATTCTGGGAGCCGCCACAGCTCTCATCGGTATGTCTTTCTACACGTACCTCAACTTGCAATCACGGCAGCAATCAGCCAAAGTATCACCGAGGCAATCTGCTTTGCCATTGTTATCAAAATCCAAGCTCAGCAAAGAAAACGGTGACTCCCACGATGGAGGTGGTGGAGAGGAGCACGTCTGATATGCCGTCAAGAACCGCAACTGTCGTCTACTGGTGAAGCCTTTCATCAAACTCCAATTTTGAACAGACTCTACATCTGTTGGTTTCTAGACATGATTAACGGCCCTAGCTAACCTTTTgacattctcataattatgTCTGAGTACTGAATTTGCTCATCTGGTTGTAAATGCTGTtagaatttcattttttagttttattggtcAGTGTATATTGCCTGAAATTGTTGCATCATTATTTATTTCGAAaacaaatactttatttttaagtatattggTCAGTGTTCATGCTTATTTCGATTCAATCATTGTTCTTATTGCCTTAAAGTTTTTGTTCGGTTTTGTTTTGAAAGAAAGATTTGAAATGACTCTTTTGGGGCTTGCAGCAAAAAGATTTGGCGAGGGTTGCATTACAAAAATgggcaaaattgcaattttgatcccataacATATGCCTTTTGCGATTTTGGTTCCATTATTTGACCCTTCACCACATTTAATcccaaaaatgtaaaaagtttgcaattttagtcccattaaCAATTTCCATCCAATTCTTCACGGAAGGCGTACGTGCTCCGTTATTTTAACTATGAGTTGACTGGAAGAGTTGGCCAAAGAGAGAAATCAA
The window above is part of the Sesamum indicum cultivar Zhongzhi No. 13 linkage group LG2, S_indicum_v1.0, whole genome shotgun sequence genome. Proteins encoded here:
- the LOC105155716 gene encoding uncharacterized membrane protein At1g06890-like, translating into MLNFLIRKDVRKILKRKDSDAGERGRALEELRASMFSKLRLIDGAKRQQQSLWGPTVALTFNFLVSVSIILMNKLVLVRVGFNYPIFLTFIHYVVSWLIMALLKTLSILSLSSPPKSTKYSSLLSLGIVMSLSTGLANVSLKYNSVGFYQMAKIAVTPAIVLAEFLLFRKRISVQKVLALTVVSIGVAVATVTDLQFHFFGACIAVAWIIPSAVNKILWSNLQQQDNWSALALMWKTTPITLFFLVMMMPSLDPPGVLSFDWNFYNSATIGGSAVLGFLLQWSGALALGATSATTHVVLGQFKTCVILLGGFLLFGSNPGLTSILGAATALIGMSFYTYLNLQSRQQSAKVSPRQSALPLLSKSKLSKENGDSHDGGGGEEHV